The Humulus lupulus chromosome 3, drHumLupu1.1, whole genome shotgun sequence genome window below encodes:
- the LOC133825441 gene encoding uncharacterized protein LOC133825441, protein MDKSWITKDRLSKEYEEGVDSFIKLALENTTDPSRVHCPCRKCSHLKKLDIMEIKSHLYFNGMDQTYVKWIWHGEVYDSNNNVPNERKKFDDPIEMVRDADERFVDKPEEFLKFLEDAEKSIFSGAPLSKLVVLVKLYNLKAGSGWSDTSFTKLLTLLKEILPKDNEFPSSLYEAKKTLCTLGMEYSKIQACPNDCILYQNQYESATECPDGRIKDDKLRHPADSPAWKEVDELWPQIREDPRNLRLGLSADGIDPFSNMSSSYSCWPVILYDLKVLWNRIDCYDSFKKENFILRGVLLWTINDFPAYGNLSGCFVKGYKGCPICGEQTSATRLEYCRKMCYMGHRRFLPEKHYYRKQKLAFNGEQELREVPTPMTGETIYDEIRFVENKFGKPVEKVDENVETKGKKKGKCKTNIK, encoded by the exons atggacaagagttggataacaaaGGACAGACTTTCAAAAGAGTATGAAGAGGGAGTCGACAGCTTTATTAAGTTAGCGTTAGAAAATACAACAGATCCTTCCAGAGTTCATTGTCCTTGTAGAAAATGTTCACATTTGAAAAAATTAGACATAATGGAGATAAAAAGTCATCTATACTTTAACGGAATGGACCAAACATATGTCAAGTGGATTTGGCATGGAGAAGTATATGACTCTAACAATAATGTTCCCAATGAAAGAAAGAAATTTGATGACCCTATAGAGATGGTGAGAGATGCAGATGAACGTTTTGTTGATAAGCCTGaagaatttttgaaatttttagaaGATGCAGAGAAATCAATATTCTCGGGGGCACCTTTGTCAAAATTGGTTGTTTTAGTAAAACTATACAACTTGAAAGCTGGTAGTGGTTGGAGTGACacaagtttcacaaagttattaactttattaaaagaaattttaccaAAAGACAATGAATTTCCTTCCTCGCTTTATGAAGCAAAAAAAACATTGTGCACATTAGGAATGGAGTATAGCAAGATTCAAGCTTGTCCAAATGATTGCATTCTATATCAAAATCAATATGAGAGTGCAACTGAGTGCCCC GATGGAAGGATCAAAGATGACAAATTGCGCCATCCAGCTGATTCCCCAGCTTGGAAAGAAGTGGATGAACTATGGCCTCAAATAAGAGAGGATCCTAGAAACCTTCGACTTGGTCTTTCTGCTGATGGCATCGATCCATTCAGCAATATGAGCTCATCTTACAGTTGTTGGCCAGTGATTCTAT ATGACTTGAAGGTGTTGTGGAACAGAATTGATTGTTATGAttcttttaaaaaagaaaattttatacTTAGAGGTGTACTCTTATGGACAATAAATGATTTTCCTGCTTATGGTAATTTATCAGGATGTtttgtgaaaggatataaaggATGTCCAATATGCGGTGAACAAACAAGTGCCACAAGATTAGAATATTGTAGGAagatgtgttatatgggtcatagaagGTTTCTACCAGAAAAGCATTATTACCGGAAGCAAAAATTAGCATTTAATGGTGAGCAAGAGTTGCGAGAAGTGCCTACACCAATGACTGGAGAAACTATCTACGATGAGATTCGTTTTGTTGAAAATAAATTTGGTAAGCCTGTGGAAAAGGTCGATGAAAATGTAGAGACAAAGGGGAAAAAGAAAGGCAAATGTAAAACAAACATCAAATGA